The following coding sequences lie in one Pectobacterium sp. A5351 genomic window:
- the apaH gene encoding bis(5'-nucleosyl)-tetraphosphatase (symmetrical) ApaH: protein MSTYLVGDVHGCLVELKALLAQVSFNPEQDTLWLTGDLVARGPDSLQVLRFVRSLGSSVRMVLGNHDLHLLAVYAGISRNKPKDRISDLLTAPDADELINWLRRQPILQVDDDLKLVMAHAGITPQWDLPTALMCAREVEAILSSDSYPLFLDAMYGDMPNHWSPELSGLARLRFSTNVFTRMRYCFSGGQLDMLCKEPPSQAPSLLKPWFDLPSQITGEYAIAFGHWASLEGKGTPENIYALDTGCCWGGELTMLRWDDKRYFTQPSLSSTAELSGDSAS from the coding sequence ATGTCTACCTACTTAGTTGGCGATGTTCATGGCTGTTTAGTTGAACTCAAAGCGCTATTGGCGCAAGTTTCCTTTAATCCTGAGCAAGATACACTGTGGTTAACCGGTGATTTAGTCGCACGCGGGCCAGATTCACTTCAAGTTCTGCGCTTCGTTCGCTCTCTCGGTTCTTCCGTCCGCATGGTGCTCGGCAACCACGACCTGCACCTGTTGGCCGTTTATGCTGGCATCAGCCGCAACAAGCCGAAAGATCGTATCAGCGATCTCCTCACCGCACCGGACGCAGACGAGCTCATCAACTGGCTACGCCGCCAGCCGATCCTACAGGTTGATGACGATCTGAAGCTGGTCATGGCGCACGCGGGCATCACACCACAGTGGGATCTGCCGACAGCGCTCATGTGCGCACGCGAGGTCGAAGCGATCCTGAGCAGCGACAGCTATCCGCTTTTCCTTGATGCCATGTATGGCGATATGCCAAACCACTGGAGCCCGGAGCTTAGCGGTCTGGCTCGACTACGCTTTAGCACCAATGTCTTTACCCGTATGCGCTACTGTTTCTCTGGCGGGCAACTGGATATGCTCTGTAAAGAGCCGCCGAGTCAGGCTCCTTCTCTGCTAAAACCGTGGTTTGATCTGCCAAGTCAGATTACCGGGGAATATGCTATTGCCTTCGGTCACTGGGCATCGCTGGAAGGGAAAGGCACACCGGAAAATATTTACGCGCTGGATACCGGGTGCTGTTGGGGAGGGGAACTGACTATGCTGCGTTGGGATGATAAGCGCTATTTCACGCAACCGTCGCTTTCATCAACTGCCGAACTCTCTGGCGATAGCGCGTCCTGA
- a CDS encoding threonine/serine exporter family protein, producing MGEAPQQREITRLCIQCALLLLQHGAESMVVEQLSSRLGMALGADSVESSISANSIVLTTIMQGHCLTSTRKNVDRGINMHVVIEVQHAVIMAEHKLLDVAGVEKRLGNIKPLRYPRWLMVSVVALSCGCFSRLNGGGWDAFIVTLIASGLAMYVRQVFTARHLNPLINFCITAFVATSASGLLMRLPTFSQTSTVAMAASVLLLVPGFPLINAVADMFKGHVNTGLARWTVASLLTLATCIGVVMAMSLWGLRGWA from the coding sequence ATGGGGGAAGCGCCACAGCAGCGGGAAATCACCCGGCTGTGCATCCAGTGCGCACTGCTGCTATTACAGCATGGCGCAGAGAGTATGGTCGTGGAACAGCTATCGTCACGGCTGGGTATGGCTCTGGGCGCTGATAGCGTTGAGAGTTCTATCTCGGCAAACTCGATTGTCCTGACCACTATCATGCAAGGACATTGCCTGACGTCGACGCGGAAGAATGTGGACCGCGGCATTAATATGCACGTCGTCATTGAAGTTCAGCATGCGGTCATCATGGCCGAGCATAAACTGCTGGATGTGGCGGGGGTGGAAAAACGTCTGGGGAACATCAAACCCTTGCGCTACCCGCGCTGGCTGATGGTTTCCGTTGTGGCGCTTTCCTGCGGCTGCTTCAGCCGTTTGAATGGCGGCGGGTGGGATGCATTTATCGTCACGCTGATTGCCAGCGGACTGGCGATGTATGTCCGACAGGTGTTTACGGCGCGACATCTGAATCCGTTGATCAACTTCTGTATTACGGCGTTTGTTGCGACGTCAGCATCCGGACTGTTGATGCGTTTACCCACTTTTTCTCAAACCTCAACGGTCGCGATGGCGGCCAGTGTGCTGCTGCTGGTTCCCGGCTTTCCGTTGATTAATGCCGTGGCAGATATGTTTAAAGGGCACGTGAATACCGGTCTGGCACGCTGGACGGTCGCGAGTTTACTGACGCTGGCAACCTGTATTGGCGTTGTGATGGCGATGTCGCTGTGGGGGTTACGCGGATGGGCTTAA
- a CDS encoding pyridoxine 5'-phosphate oxidase C-terminal domain-containing protein, whose product MLERFRQTQAETKGYLVNKPERWGGIRVTPLSIEFLTFRENRLHLRELYSRLEGNWSYKLLQP is encoded by the coding sequence ATGCTGGAAAGATTTCGCCAGACACAGGCTGAAACGAAAGGATATCTTGTAAATAAACCCGAGCGATGGGGTGGGATACGGGTGACGCCTTTGTCGATTGAGTTTTTGACATTTCGTGAAAACCGATTGCATCTGCGAGAATTATATTCGAGATTGGAAGGTAATTGGAGCTATAAACTATTGCAACCATAG
- a CDS encoding DUF1349 domain-containing protein produces MSDNQENLLSNGQWLNEPKVWKNDQGSITLTTDKGTDFWRETFSNVIRDTGHFFGVKTGSEFTAQVRVCGKFEKHYDQAGIMVRIDDKNWMKSGIEYSGGLPKLGSVITNVKSDFAASDYHGDAKDFYMKVSVGKGTLRLYVSSNGGDWSLIRLAPFPEADHYLVGPMASTPEREGLEVTFSDFNLSAAM; encoded by the coding sequence ATGTCAGATAATCAGGAAAATCTGCTTTCTAACGGACAGTGGCTCAATGAGCCGAAGGTATGGAAGAACGACCAAGGCTCGATAACGCTGACGACGGATAAGGGAACTGACTTCTGGCGTGAGACGTTTTCGAACGTCATTCGTGACACAGGACATTTTTTCGGCGTGAAGACTGGCAGTGAGTTCACCGCGCAGGTTCGTGTGTGCGGGAAATTCGAAAAGCATTATGATCAGGCTGGCATCATGGTTCGTATCGATGACAAGAACTGGATGAAATCCGGGATCGAATATTCGGGAGGCTTGCCCAAGCTTGGTAGCGTAATCACAAACGTCAAGTCCGATTTCGCCGCTTCCGATTACCACGGTGATGCAAAGGACTTCTATATGAAGGTCTCTGTGGGAAAAGGCACATTAAGACTATACGTGTCCTCTAACGGTGGTGACTGGTCTTTAATTCGACTCGCTCCATTCCCTGAAGCAGATCACTACCTTGTTGGTCCGATGGCTTCTACACCTGAACGTGAGGGACTGGAGGTGACTTTCTCGGACTTCAATTTATCAGCAGCGATGTAA
- a CDS encoding VOC family protein — protein sequence MNAPNLIILYVEDAVTSERFYRELFDLQPVEKSENFAMFAFDSGLLLGVWSKHEVKPVAQLAGGGSELAIRVESETALNAMYESWKEQGMTLIQDITQMDFGLTFVAIDPDQHRIRVYYASY from the coding sequence ATGAACGCACCAAATCTTATTATTTTATATGTGGAAGATGCCGTTACCAGTGAGCGTTTCTATCGTGAACTGTTTGATTTGCAACCTGTTGAGAAGTCGGAAAACTTTGCCATGTTTGCCTTTGACTCCGGGTTGTTATTGGGAGTGTGGTCTAAACATGAGGTTAAACCGGTGGCCCAACTGGCAGGCGGTGGTAGCGAATTGGCCATTCGTGTCGAGAGTGAAACCGCACTAAACGCGATGTATGAAAGCTGGAAGGAACAGGGGATGACCCTGATTCAGGACATCACTCAGATGGATTTCGGTTTGACGTTTGTGGCGATCGATCCCGACCAACATCGGATACGGGTTTATTATGCCAGCTACTAA
- the gfa gene encoding S-(hydroxymethyl)glutathione synthase produces the protein MTKIAIHPNIDNQFAGSGTSFSGGTLVCECTRKSVRVRVKGDIAHNHACGCTKCWKPDGAVFSVVAVAPTNNVEVIEHAEKLMVVDSAALIQRHACKECGVHMYGPVERDHPFQGLAFIHPERFEEEGWAKPGFAAFVSSIIESGTNPSRMEEIRGQLKELGLEPFDCLSPDLMDYIATWTARKAGVLPN, from the coding sequence GTGACCAAAATCGCAATACATCCTAACATCGACAATCAGTTTGCAGGAAGTGGTACATCGTTCTCCGGTGGTACGCTGGTGTGTGAGTGTACAAGGAAATCAGTCAGGGTCCGCGTTAAAGGTGATATAGCTCATAACCACGCCTGCGGATGCACAAAGTGCTGGAAGCCCGATGGTGCTGTCTTCTCCGTAGTTGCTGTCGCCCCCACAAACAATGTGGAAGTCATCGAGCATGCTGAAAAATTAATGGTGGTCGATTCTGCCGCGTTAATCCAGCGGCATGCTTGTAAGGAGTGTGGCGTTCACATGTATGGTCCGGTGGAACGCGATCATCCATTTCAGGGACTTGCGTTCATCCATCCTGAGCGATTTGAGGAGGAGGGCTGGGCCAAACCCGGATTTGCTGCGTTCGTTTCGTCAATTATCGAGAGTGGTACGAACCCTTCGCGTATGGAGGAAATACGAGGCCAGCTCAAGGAATTGGGTCTTGAACCCTTCGATTGCCTGTCTCCGGATCTTATGGACTACATTGCCACATGGACGGCGAGGAAGGCGGGAGTTCTTCCTAACTGA
- a CDS encoding LysE family translocator — translation MEIDILGFIPALLPIALSPGASFTLAMNSAISGGRRGLLKTLAGTALGIYTHATLIGLGITAILVASPAIFNILKIAGTAYLFWLGIQLISSGMKNQRVECNGNVLTFTLKEAYLANVFNPKAVMFYLTVVSQFAGASGHMVNYLILASVHILIMGTWLVAVSNAFVFSAKKADPIMLKKYVNVGGGVLLIFFSLSNVIC, via the coding sequence ATGGAAATTGATATTCTTGGTTTTATACCTGCTTTACTTCCCATTGCGCTTTCCCCTGGAGCGAGTTTTACCCTCGCTATGAACAGTGCCATTTCGGGTGGACGGCGTGGGCTATTAAAAACATTGGCTGGAACCGCTCTTGGCATATACACGCATGCAACGCTTATAGGCCTCGGCATAACAGCCATACTTGTTGCTTCTCCTGCTATATTTAATATTCTGAAAATTGCAGGAACAGCTTATCTATTTTGGTTAGGTATTCAGCTCATCAGTAGTGGTATGAAGAATCAACGCGTTGAATGTAATGGGAATGTTCTTACCTTCACGCTGAAAGAAGCATATCTGGCAAATGTGTTCAATCCTAAAGCCGTTATGTTTTATCTTACAGTCGTTTCGCAGTTTGCTGGTGCTAGTGGCCACATGGTTAATTATCTAATTTTGGCTTCAGTGCATATTTTAATTATGGGAACATGGCTTGTCGCTGTCAGCAATGCATTTGTTTTTTCTGCTAAAAAAGCAGATCCTATAATGCTAAAAAAATACGTCAATGTGGGTGGTGGAGTTCTGCTCATTTTTTTCTCTTTAAGCAACGTTATCTGCTAA
- a CDS encoding FAD-binding oxidoreductase, with translation MSFSGTIIFRGESGFREVLNDIVWNAMKPEREPAVIVRPQSAADVADAVKLAAEKGLQIKARSGGHSWTASCVRQDSMLIDLGEINDITVDRESSTAVIGTGAKVKQVVGTLADNDLFFPAGHCPSVGIGGFLLQGGWGWNSRALGVACTNVRAVDVVTADGRLIHANATENPEYYWGARGAGSGYFGIVTHFHVSCFTQPKCLLHRQEIYPEECGEEIMKWSFGLQEQLPNEVEWFVFCSRPSPTEKAQYRVEAISFLSDESTGRQALEIFDSCPVRHKAISSSPTAITDMATLLAGTDGLYLEGYRWAGDNAWFDQGSDDLAAAIVEAANVLPPWPSHLVVYGWPSPLPFQDSLFSMAGKIYACAISGWNDPKQDSTGRSASMRSISMLEPFAKGMGLADEGLLYRDAPVHSIKNAEQLERIRKKVDPENRFLSYLTKGGK, from the coding sequence ATGAGTTTTAGCGGAACAATTATCTTTCGCGGCGAAAGCGGTTTTCGCGAAGTGTTGAACGACATTGTTTGGAATGCCATGAAGCCGGAACGAGAGCCAGCCGTAATCGTACGCCCGCAATCTGCTGCGGATGTCGCGGATGCGGTCAAGTTGGCCGCTGAAAAGGGTTTGCAGATCAAGGCCAGGTCTGGCGGACATAGTTGGACGGCATCCTGCGTCAGGCAAGATTCTATGTTGATTGATCTGGGGGAAATCAATGACATTACGGTTGATCGAGAGTCGTCGACCGCGGTAATTGGAACGGGTGCAAAGGTGAAACAGGTTGTTGGAACACTCGCAGATAACGATTTGTTCTTTCCAGCAGGTCATTGCCCAAGTGTGGGCATTGGCGGATTTCTTCTGCAGGGTGGATGGGGATGGAATTCACGTGCCTTGGGCGTTGCATGCACCAATGTCCGAGCGGTCGACGTCGTCACTGCCGATGGCAGGCTAATCCACGCTAACGCAACGGAAAATCCGGAGTACTACTGGGGTGCACGGGGAGCAGGTTCAGGCTACTTCGGTATTGTGACCCACTTCCATGTGTCCTGTTTCACGCAGCCCAAGTGCCTGCTTCATCGTCAGGAAATTTATCCGGAAGAATGCGGCGAAGAAATTATGAAGTGGTCCTTCGGCCTACAAGAGCAGCTTCCAAACGAGGTAGAATGGTTTGTGTTCTGTAGCCGTCCGTCTCCCACGGAAAAAGCGCAGTATCGGGTCGAAGCCATCTCGTTTTTGTCAGACGAGTCGACTGGTCGACAAGCACTCGAGATTTTTGATAGTTGCCCTGTTCGTCACAAGGCAATCAGTAGTTCACCCACGGCCATAACCGACATGGCGACACTCTTGGCTGGTACAGACGGGCTGTATCTGGAAGGCTATCGCTGGGCTGGCGACAACGCATGGTTCGATCAAGGTTCGGACGACTTGGCTGCCGCAATTGTTGAGGCGGCTAATGTACTGCCACCGTGGCCTTCGCACCTTGTCGTTTACGGTTGGCCTTCTCCTCTCCCGTTTCAGGATTCGCTCTTTTCGATGGCGGGAAAAATCTACGCCTGTGCAATCAGTGGATGGAATGACCCGAAACAGGACAGCACTGGACGTTCCGCTTCCATGCGATCAATATCAATGCTCGAACCCTTCGCTAAGGGGATGGGATTGGCCGACGAAGGGCTGCTCTACCGTGATGCGCCCGTGCACAGCATAAAAAACGCTGAGCAACTGGAACGTATCCGAAAAAAGGTGGATCCCGAGAACCGATTCCTCAGCTATCTTACCAAAGGCGGCAAGTAA
- a CDS encoding threonine/serine exporter yields the protein MGLSLLWAFLQDMVLAAVPALGFAMVFNVPLKVLPYCALLGGVGHGVRFLAIHFGMNIEWASFLAAILIGITGIRWSRWLLAHPKVFTVAAVIPMFPGISAYTAMISVVEISHLGYSEALMSVMMTNFLKASFIVGALSIGLSLPGIWLYRKRPGV from the coding sequence ATGGGCTTAAGTTTACTGTGGGCGTTCTTACAGGATATGGTGCTGGCGGCGGTGCCTGCGTTGGGCTTTGCGATGGTCTTCAACGTACCGCTGAAAGTGTTGCCCTACTGTGCGCTGCTGGGCGGCGTCGGGCACGGCGTACGGTTCCTGGCGATACATTTCGGTATGAATATTGAGTGGGCGTCGTTTCTGGCGGCAATCCTGATTGGCATCACTGGTATTCGCTGGTCACGCTGGCTGCTGGCGCACCCGAAAGTTTTCACCGTCGCGGCCGTGATCCCGATGTTTCCCGGTATTTCTGCCTACACGGCGATGATTTCGGTAGTGGAGATTTCGCATCTTGGCTACAGCGAAGCGCTGATGAGCGTCATGATGACCAATTTCCTTAAGGCCAGTTTTATCGTCGGCGCACTCTCTATCGGCCTGTCTTTACCGGGAATCTGGCTCTACCGAAAACGGCCGGGAGTATAA
- the folA gene encoding type 3 dihydrofolate reductase: protein MVISLIAALAVDRVIGMENAMPWHLPADLAWFKRNTLNKPIIMGRNTFRSIGQPLPGRLNIVVSNHPGDDDRVTWVSSLDAALVAAGDVEEVMVIGGGSIYQQMLAQANRLYLTHIDAEVEGDTHFPDYEPDEWQSVFSEFHDADERNSHSYCFEILERR, encoded by the coding sequence ATGGTTATTAGTTTGATTGCTGCACTGGCAGTGGATCGCGTAATCGGTATGGAAAACGCGATGCCGTGGCATTTGCCCGCCGATCTGGCGTGGTTTAAGCGTAATACGCTGAATAAGCCGATTATTATGGGGCGTAATACTTTCCGTTCTATCGGTCAGCCGCTGCCCGGCCGGCTGAACATTGTCGTCAGTAATCATCCCGGTGATGACGATCGTGTGACCTGGGTCTCTTCGCTGGATGCTGCGCTGGTGGCGGCGGGCGACGTTGAAGAAGTGATGGTGATTGGCGGCGGCAGTATTTATCAGCAAATGCTGGCGCAGGCTAACCGTCTTTACCTGACTCACATTGATGCTGAAGTGGAAGGCGACACGCATTTCCCTGACTATGAGCCGGATGAATGGCAGTCTGTTTTCAGCGAATTCCATGATGCTGACGAGCGCAACTCACACAGTTACTGCTTCGAGATTCTGGAACGCCGCTAG
- a CDS encoding LysE family transporter, producing the protein MLETSLFVATIATLGMLSPGPDFFLVIKNATRYPRVAALMTALGVICGVATHMAYCVAGLAVVITTTPWLFNVLKYAGAAYLIWIGIQALLARGGSKLDVSTQGQQSVSLKKAFLQGYLCNLLNPKATLFFLAMFTQVLNIHSGFGEKLWYAMIIWLLAAIWWPVLVLLFQSEPVRRGLAKVQKLVDKLLGTVLIALGIKVALG; encoded by the coding sequence ATGCTAGAAACATCGCTGTTTGTCGCCACCATTGCCACGCTGGGGATGCTCTCTCCCGGCCCTGACTTTTTCCTCGTCATCAAGAACGCCACGCGCTATCCACGCGTCGCCGCGTTGATGACCGCTTTGGGCGTCATCTGCGGCGTAGCAACACACATGGCATACTGCGTCGCCGGGCTGGCCGTCGTCATCACGACGACACCGTGGCTGTTTAATGTACTGAAATATGCAGGCGCCGCCTATCTGATCTGGATCGGTATTCAGGCATTATTGGCGCGCGGAGGCAGCAAGCTGGATGTATCAACTCAGGGGCAGCAAAGCGTCAGCCTGAAAAAAGCGTTCCTGCAAGGTTACCTCTGTAATCTACTTAATCCAAAAGCGACACTGTTCTTTCTGGCGATGTTCACACAGGTCCTGAATATTCACTCTGGTTTTGGTGAAAAGTTGTGGTACGCCATGATTATCTGGCTGCTCGCTGCCATCTGGTGGCCGGTGCTGGTGCTGCTTTTCCAAAGTGAACCGGTACGGCGTGGGCTGGCGAAGGTGCAGAAACTGGTGGATAAACTACTGGGCACGGTGCTTATCGCCTTGGGTATCAAAGTCGCGCTGGGTTAG